The stretch of DNA CCAGTATATAATATTCTtatcctcctccccatccccaaaGAGGCTAGTCCTTGAACTTTCAGAGTACTCTGTAAAGAAGAAATTAGTATTTCTACCTGCATCCGTGTCAGCATGATTCTAAATTTCTCCCAAGAGTCActtctcttttgtaaaataaactttatactatttgaaatatatgtgaaGCTTCATTTTTGTTCAGGGTTTTTAACTTCCCATTGTGAAAAGTTACTTCTGAGGAACTGAAACCCCAGAAGGTAACCATAACAGAAACATgttcagtgttgttttttttttattttaaatgatggtTCAAAGGCAGACTTGTAGACTTGTATCTCTTCAGGAGATGGAAGGCAAATGCAGCCTCTGAAGGGAACTGTTCTAATTAttgcccaaaaaagtaaagttacACAACTATGTTCAAGGACATAAGACAAGGCACTACATTAAAACTAGGGTGACTGAACAGTTAGGGGAAACAgctgaaagaggaaagggagataGATTTAAGAATAATCTGAGTTGGGACAAGGATCCATCAGTCCTGGATGCTTCTGTTATCTGAATATCTTGAATCACATGATTTCCTGTTTTACCTTCTACAGTGTCTCCACTGAAATTTCAAATAAGCATTCTCACAGAACTAAATAATAGTTATCATTGTGTTGGGATTCAAAATTTCAATCCAGTAACCATCAGGATCTTGAATAAATGCCAGGCCTTTCATTTTACCtgttaaacaaaataattttcattatttgagagacctaaaataaataaataaataaaaatttaaaataacttttattagttcaaattttattttgcattttagttaattacattattttgtttatagttttaattttaaaaaatcctattgTTGGTGTGGCCCAGATGCATGATTTTCAGAAAGACACGTTTTATCTTCTACACATAGCTAAAAACCAACTATCATGAAATAAACAGCAGGACTGGCTATATCTTGTAGGTATCAGGTATCTACTTTACCTGCACAATGTAACTTCATGCAACTCGTTGAGTAGTTACAGAAACTgtcttattttaaagagaaaaaagaaaatagacagGTGCTTAAGGGAGCAGGTAGCACGGTGTATCTAGACAGCCAAGGGACCCAGATGCTTGGTCATACACTATTCTGTGTAATCCAAGCTGTGCCAATCAGATtctttctcccaggacctcaTAACTGGAACTGAGAGGTTAATAGGTCTAGAAGTAGAGTTGTTTGCTTGAATGGAAAAAGTGTGACCTCAGAAATTTATTTTGGTACCAAGATGCTGAATTAGTTTGACTCCTATCTCTGGCTCCTCTCCTCAAGATCAATTTCAGAGGAACACAAataaaaaatggggggggggggtacgaTGCCTCTGACGTGACAGCTGGGGAGAGAAATGGTAGGGGTGAGGTGGTGACCACTTTAACCCGCTTTGAGTGGACGGGGGTTCTTGTGGCCGGACTGCGGCTGCCAAGAATAAACAAGGGGTTTTGCTGGTTTGGCTCTTGCCTCTCCCAGGGCCTCGGGCCTCAGCACCTACTCCCACAGAGCGGGGGGTCTGAACGACTGGTTCAGATGTCCTCGGGAGTGGGCAAGGGCAGAAAAACAGGTGGGGACCAACTGATCTCCGGAGGTTACACTTCCCATACATCCAGGGTTAGGGAAAAACAATGCCAGAAGCGTCTCCTACAAATACTATGTCAGggacaaagggggaaaaggatATGACTACAGAATGTGAAGTATTTGTCTTAactcttattttctctctctgccctgcaCATGTCCCTGAGATCATTTGGATTTTTAAGAACCGAGGTCTGGTCTTCCCCCATTCACACTGCCTGATGGTTGGAATATCTAatagtttcaattaaaaaaaaaacaacaactcccccctccccctggcCAAATCTCTGAGACCAAAATAATAAGAATTTGAGGAATATAACTACAAAACAAACAATGGATTATAGATTCTAACCGAAGAACAAATATGAGACTGATGGACCAAGAACTACTGAAATATGTAAAAGCAATGTGGAATATTAAATAAAAccaatatgaaataagaaaatattaaaggaCGTCAgcaaaaattagaaatcaaaattataatgaagtgaagaaaagtgaaagtcgctcagtcttgttcaactttttgtgaccccatggactatagccttccaggctcttctgtccatggaattatccaggcaagaacactggattgggtagccattcccttctccaggggatcttcccgactcagggatcaaacccaggtctcctgcactgcaggcgaattctttactgtctgagccaccggggaagcccaagaatactggagtgggcagcctgtcccttctccaggggatcttccagacccaggtattgaactggggtctcctgcactgcagatgaattctttaacagctgagcaaTATAAAAGGAAGTCAgcaaaaattagaaatcaaaattataatagCTGAAATAACACAATAGATGAGAATACAAAAGACGAATATAAGAACAGATACATCTGAGGAAAAATTAACTAATTGGTATGCCAGTTTGAAGAAATCCCCAGAAGGAAGTCaaggacaaagaaaacaaatctaaaaagCTTCTAggacaaaacagaagaaaatatacaaaggaaCACAAATCAGCAGATTTTTCAGCAGCAACACTGGATGGGAAAAATAAGACAACAGATTTGTATTTTCAAGACTGAAGGAAAATAAACCTAAGGTTTTATAGACAACAAAACTGTCATTCATATATATAAAGGTGTGGTTCTGGGGTATATGGAACGCCTCAAGAGTTCTGCCTCACAAACCCTTTGAAAGCAGTTTTGGTTGAGGTACTTAATAAAGGgacagaaaaacccaaaagatGTTACAGCAAGAGCTATatggagaaaagaatatatatctttacatatttattatcttaaaaaaacaagccaaagaaaaaaataaatcaatactaTCCCAGCCTGGGTATAGTAAGGTAAAAGAGGTAGAAGGGAGCAAGTTCTTATCTTAGTGGGGAGGATGATTTTTGGATATCAAATCTcctaattggggggaaaaaaaaaaaaaaaaaaggatggaaatgaaacagtgaaatattccaagtgaaaattttaaaaaataaattaggatGGCAAAAATAgatctaaataaaataattataatacatgtaaatccaacAAAATCCAGATACATACTATTGTTAAGAGACATACCTAAATCATAAGGACATGCAGAAGttgtaaaaggatggaaaagaaaaaccagacaATTATGAACTGAACAGACTTGCTGTAGTTACATTACCAGCAGAAGAAACAGACTTTAAGGAACTTGGTCTTTGGGTGGCTAGAGAGCCCTGAGATACTGAAAGCTGGGGCTCACCGAGACAagggcagggctgagggtggAGAGGCAGCCTCGGTCCTCGATGGCTCTCCAGATCCCGTGATTGGTCCCATGTGAAGCCAGCCTCGACGCGGCCTTTCAGTTTCCTAGGATAACTAAGTGTTCTTCCAATCATCTCTCTTTCCTTAAGCTGGTTTGAGTAGGAGTCAAAGTCACTTGCAACCAAAAGGTTTAACTACAACAGGACCCTCTGTGAGTGCTGGGAAATATTACAGAACTAAAGAGGCCTGAAGAGAACAAGTAGCAGACTCACCATCATTAGGTTTCTTCACAAATTTGACTCCCAGTTCTTCAAATCTCTTACAAGCACCATGAACATCGGGAACAGCAATTCCAATGTGACCTTAGGTAAAACCGCCCCCAAAacaaggcagagagaaagaaggaaaaattacaaCAGGgtacccatgtgccacaagtggCTTCCAAAACTAGTTAATTTCAAAACACAAGGCATCTGTAAACAGGCTGAATCAAGTTGGTTCAAAAcctataaaatattaaagaacaagAATCTAAGTGGCTGGGTATAATAATTAGTTGctctaaattataaattatttgacATAAGCCCAATATTTGCTCATAAATAGTTCATCAATCTGTTAAGAATAACCTACTTCAAAAAACAGCATCCATTTATTCATGCTTAATAAGCTAATTGTTGATAATGACTATATACCAGTCCTTTAAACTGATAATCCTGGCATTTGATTGAGAAATTTTAGATTAAGGCAGAAGTATATGCTAGCAGAAATTAGGATTATTATTAACcatcatttttggttttgttttttaattaaaaagtctaCTGGAAATACAGTACTGAGACTGAAAAGTGAAACCAtggtaaaaaattaaatgtaaagttTAGACTGGCATGATGAAATTATACTCCTAAATAAaattaggcttccttggtggctcagatggtaaagaatccgcctgtaatgcaagagacacaagttcaatccttgggtcaggaagatgccctgaagaagggaatggttacccattccagtattcttgcctggagaattccacagacagagaaattAGTCCTCTGTCTAATTCCatagggttatagtccatagggttgcaaagagttggacacaacttacatgtggaaaataaaaatagccatactaacaaaaatctaaaaattaatgttttagaTTGCTTATAACCATAAATAGGTGCACAATGCAAAATCACAAAACGATAAAAGTGTATTATACACAAGTAGGCAAACATACCAAATCCTCGAGGGTCTGAATTGCCACTGTGGTAACTCTGGGTCTCATCATCTTCCGTGCCCCAATTGCtacaaatggagaaaaaacaTAATTCTAAGTGACCTGGAGAACAGAAATCCTGAAAAGAAAGCTGCAACAATCTTTGAAatctttccatatatatatatgctacttAATATACTCGGTCTAATCTCTGCTACTGTAAACATTAAGTTTTCAACAACAGAAAGAGCAAATAGGCAAAGAATGATAAACTAGACTAAGGAGACAATAAAACTAGGCATCTGGAtaagaataaaaatgataataatagcaaCTATCATTCATTGTGCTATGGACTTTGTATTTCATGAAGCCCTCAAAACAGCTGTATGGGTTAGATATgagtatctccattttataagtgAGACTGCCACTTAGGGAGGTGGTATAACTTGATCGGGGTCACAGAGCTATCATCAGAGGCAGGACTCAggccaggtctgtctgactccagggcTGTTCTGATTCAGGAGACACATGAAATAGCACACCCTGAAACAAATCTGGTTTGTTAATGTTTAAAGACTGCacaaaaacagcataaagaataaaacagaaaggagAATGCCTATGACAATCTCAGTTATAGTACCCAAACATTCATTAACTACAGTTTGACAAACATCTTGCTATTTCATTATTACATTCTCTGCAAATGATCTCATTTGCCCTAGTTGCACCATAAGAACAATACAAAGAtccatgaaaaaatactcaaagaTACTGTTACAAATGGAAAGTGGTTAGATAGACCCAGTTTGAATTAAGCTGGTAAGTAAGGgggaaaagtgtttttaaaaaaaagctttcaaaaaaatgtagaatatataaacaaaataaagactTGTACTTACTGTGTCAGTTCAAGTGTAGCTTTTCTGGAGAATACCCATGCTactttttcatctttatcttttGGGATGTCATTTTTATCCTCATAAGCCAAGAAATAGAGTGAAAATTTCATGGTGGGGAAATCAAGTTTCTGAAGTAGTCtgaaattaaaca from Muntiacus reevesi chromosome 20, mMunRee1.1, whole genome shotgun sequence encodes:
- the GLO1 gene encoding lactoylglutathione lyase, producing the protein MAEPQPASGGLTDEAALSCCSDPDPSTKDFLLQQTMLRIKDPKKSLDFYTRILGMTLLQKLDFPTMKFSLYFLAYEDKNDIPKDKDEKVAWVFSRKATLELTHNWGTEDDETQSYHSGNSDPRGFGHIGIAVPDVHGACKRFEELGVKFVKKPNDGKMKGLAFIQDPDGYWIEILNPNTMITII